GGCCGGGCAGCGCACCGGGGAGGACGACATGACGGATGAAGCTCGTCCGCGAGAGGCCAAGCGTCTCGGCGAGCTCGACATGGCGAAGGTCGATCGCGCGCAGGGCGTTGTGGGTGTGGATGTAGATCGGGACGAAGACGGTGACGGCGATGGTCGTGACCTTCATCGCCTCCCCCACCCCGAACCACAGCACGAGGAAGGGAATGAGCGCGAGGACGGGAACGCCGCGCTTCAATTGCACCAGCCCATCGACGACATAGCCGCCGAGCAGGCTGAGCCCGGAAACCAGCGCCAGCGCGATGCCGACGAGGACGCCCAGCGTCAGCCCCTGCGCCGCGCGCCAGGCCGAGATCGCGAGGTCGGCCTGAAGCCGTCCGCTCTCGACCAGCCCGGCGGCAGTGCGCGCCGCCACCCAGGGCGCGGGCAGCACGCGGTCGTCAATCCAGCCGCCGGCGCTCAGCACGGACCAGTAAAGAAGGAACAGCGCCGGGCCGAGCAGCCAGCCCCAGCGGTGCGGCCTGCCGATGCTGAGGCGCCGCGGCGCGACCGTCGCCGGAGCGATCGGCGCCGGCGGCGCCGTGCGCTCTGGCAGCAGGCGGACGGCGACGCCTGGCGAAAAGGCGAGTGCGGTGGCCGAGGCGGCGGACAGCTTGAGGCTCATGGCTGGCTTCCCTCATGGGCAAGGGGTTCGAAACGACGATCGAAGAGCGTGGCGGCGTCGAAGCGCTCCCGCCCGAATTGCGGCGCGAGCAGGTCGATGGCGGCCTGCTGATAGGCGGCGGCCTCTCGCCATTCGGCGGGCACCACCGGCGTACCGGCGGCGGCCACCACCATCCGCGCGTCGGCGGGCGACAGGCCCTGGTCCCCCTCGTAATAGCCGCGCGCGAGTTCGGCGGGGTGCGCGGCCGCCCAGGCCTGCGCCCTTCCCCACCAGCGAACATAGTGGCGAAGCGCGGCTGCCTTGGCCGGATCCTCGAGCACATGGACGGGCACGAAGGCGGTGATGAGGTCGTCGCGGAACGGCGGATGACGAAGCACGCGCGCGCCGGCGTCGCCGAACTTGCGCAGATACCGTTCGGCGACGATCCCGCCGCCGATGGGCGCAGCATCGACGATCCCGCTGGAAAGCGCCGAGGTGTAGACGTCGCCGCCGACCGAGGACGGCAGCTCGACCAGCGTCACGTCCTTGGTCGTCAGCCCCAGCGATCGCAGCGTCTGGATGACGATCTGGCCCTGCACCTGGCTGGGCGAGAAGGCGATG
This is a stretch of genomic DNA from Sphingomonas sp. Y38-1Y. It encodes these proteins:
- a CDS encoding ABC transporter permease, which codes for MSLKLSAASATALAFSPGVAVRLLPERTAPPAPIAPATVAPRRLSIGRPHRWGWLLGPALFLLYWSVLSAGGWIDDRVLPAPWVAARTAAGLVESGRLQADLAISAWRAAQGLTLGVLVGIALALVSGLSLLGGYVVDGLVQLKRGVPVLALIPFLVLWFGVGEAMKVTTIAVTVFVPIYIHTHNALRAIDLRHVELAETLGLSRTSFIRHVVLPGALPGLLLGLRFGVTAAWLALVVVEQLNATSGIGYMVTLARNYAQTDVMLVGLVIYALLGFASDAVVRLIQGRALGWRRTLAQ
- a CDS encoding ABC transporter substrate-binding protein, which translates into the protein MARAIRPGLPKGTIGLALFVILSIALLIAFAPAGRDTARAAGLSLLAPLPDAVPPGTTLIVGDPVTEWIFSHNGWEAELPFAIKWARITGGPDVTEAFHARALDVGMGANVPPLHAHWVGLPVRIVAVRGRADPVATPAFVWATSPKAGVTALSDLKGKRIAFSPSQVQGQIVIQTLRSLGLTTKDVTLVELPSSVGGDVYTSALSSGIVDAAPIGGGIVAERYLRKFGDAGARVLRHPPFRDDLITAFVPVHVLEDPAKAAALRHYVRWWGRAQAWAAAHPAELARGYYEGDQGLSPADARMVVAAAGTPVVPAEWREAAAYQQAAIDLLAPQFGRERFDAATLFDRRFEPLAHEGSQP